A single Anopheles arabiensis isolate DONGOLA chromosome 2, AaraD3, whole genome shotgun sequence DNA region contains:
- the LOC120907026 gene encoding endochitinase-like → MAKALKKYTRPLSVEMVGLVHLLLLLTALCAGEESRLVCYFTNWSPDRAGEYAFNVNDIPVELCTHLTYTFAGVDEDTFELRPTDGKFDILQQGYEKFANLKKTNPELKLSLAVGGWAHGAEPFQKMAATLNGREVFINSVIEFLHRYNFDGIEIVWLWPGSSDRGGQPSDKDNFYLLIAELKSAFREAGQDGWEVVVQVPLERYRIEQGYHQSQLCRVADYVYVTGYDLRGSWNGYTDVHSPMNNRLFDTGAQRDLNVKGGVQHWIKGGCPARKIVLGVPLFGRTYTLANSEEHGLAAPTTGPGLPGPQTKDAGYRGYFEICTEMQQSGWEIDWDVRGQCPYAYRGDQWIGFENTISIVEKANYAKYQGLAGVYAFSLDLDDYRGKCGKRYPLLTALRNAYKPKMLCGTGDDFAAFREPCDLV, encoded by the exons ATGGCGAAGGCGCTAAAAAAAT ATACGAGACCACTCTCGGTGGAGATGGTGGGCCTGGTGCatctgctcctgctgctcacGGCCCTTTGCGCCGGTGAAGAAAGTCGGCTGGTTTGCTACTTCACCAACTGGTCGCCGGACCGGGCCGGCGAGTACGCGTTCAATGTCAACGACATACCGGTCGAGCTGTGCACCCACCTCACCTACACCTTTGCCGGGGTGGACGAGGACACGTTCGAGCTGCGGCCGACCGACGGGAAGTTCGACATACTGCAGCAGGGCTACGAGAAGTTCGCCAACCTGAAGAAGACAAACCCCGAGCTGAAGCTTTCGCTGGCCGTGGGAGGTTGGGCGCATGGGGCCGAACCGTTCCAGAAGATGGCGGCCACACTGAACGGGCGGGAGGTGTTTATTAACAGTGTGATTGAGTTCCTTCACCGGTACAACTTCGATGGGATCGAAATTGTGTGGCTTTGGCCGGGTAGTTCGGACCGGGGCGGCCAGCCGAGTGATAAGGACAACTTCTATCTGCTGATAGCGGAGCTGAAGAGCGCGTTCCGGGAGGCCGGACAGGATGGTTGGGAAGTGGTGGTGCAGGTGCCACTCGAGCGGTACCGGATCGAGCAGGGCTACCACCAAAGTCAGCTGTGCAG AGTGGCGGACTATGTGTACGTAACCGGATACGATCTTCGCGGCTCGTGGAACGGGTACACCGACGTGCACAGCCCCATGAACAATCGCCTATTCGATACGGGCGCGCAGAGAGATTTGAACGTCAAGGGTGGCGTGCAGCACTGGATCAAAGGTGGCTGTCCGGCGCGCAAAATCGTCCTCGGTGTACCACTGTTCGGGCGCACGTACACACTAGCAAACAGTGAGGAGCATGGACTGGCGGCACCAACCACCGGTCCAGGGCTGCCGGGACCACAAACGAAGGATGCCGGCTACCGCGGGTACTTTGAAATTTGCACCGAAATGCAGCAGTCCGGCTGGGAGATCGATTGGGACGTGCGGGGCCAATGCCCGTACGCTTACCGGGGCGATCAGTGGATCGGGTTCGAGAATACGATCTCGATCGTGGAGAAGGCTAACTACGCCAAATATCAGGGACTGGCGGGCGTGTACGCCTTTTCGCTCGATCTGGACGACTACCGGGGCAAGTGTGGCAAACGGTATCCGCTGCTAACGGCGCTGCGCAATGCCTACAAACCGAAGATGCTCTGCGGGACGGGTGACGATTTTGCGGCCTTCCGTGAACCCTGTGATCTTGTTTAG